Proteins from a genomic interval of Polaribacter sejongensis:
- a CDS encoding heparinase II/III family protein: protein MNYKIILIGAFIFNFGYLVSQNKSHPRIYTGNTSNVAFLKSTEGVVWKAQLIQKKKENLEVYLEKCKVDPEWLVSRLQMNWKTKHTKVFLHGGNFSHSTGSAPVPTVRFSGTRDWATDYLTPKLEEVIPYLDDERGMFLKNKNTGKKEWVHPSKVGFAIERINQKIMLLVEDAAFLYWLTGEEKYAKFAEPIFLKYTEGMYYREPPLDLDNTVQQGVSGLSTFEVIHDKIIANLTISYDFLHSYLQENNRDLSKTTAVFQKWGDQMIKNGIPDNNWNLFQARYLTYIALALESDKEYDNGKGQEYYLKYTFNQSTKRQWSIKEAVSGYDQKTGIWAESPSYSLHVTTTLLRLLTLLDNVTQQDELSNFPVVEKAALAAFQYLFPSGYTVAFGDARHDIIPPENFELLITNYRKYHKEEKELVISGLLKQLIKKEEYKRDSKDLFQLFFYVNKLKKTNDLEIKELSESLITPTFYAPNVSMFVQRMGEGEQAMMVSTVGAFGNHAHVNGISMELYANNYVLGPDMSKGPSYWHPDHREYYSQFPAHNTVVVDGISSYGRMRGYHPYTLNNHYPKSAESKIAFDKVSYANVSLVEPKTMSDQQRLTAMIKSESGKGYIIDVFRSRKKNLSTQKHEYFYHNLGQNLDVFDNKNQPLKLVTTKELGSEHGDMKAYDYLIDKKSAATSKNINALFTLKSKGKPDNLMKMWIKGEEKQIVFTVDAPKSNAITKGTAPVEVLKQKMKTLILRRETEAWRNPFAVIFNPYMDGGENPISSVEYPSLTETPDAQKIVVTHKDLKTKDVIIANASQNDIALDDDLYQNGLLSVIRHSDTEKAPTFLFVSDVYKFDYKNWGILSYAKAVSLSIEKTVEGYVIQNDNPVVIKIPYIDGHHPYKLKIYDDGKLIEQRDVFVNRNNPNQVDFRLNKAYKKVVVVLKN, encoded by the coding sequence ATGAATTATAAAATAATATTAATAGGTGCTTTCATATTTAATTTTGGGTATTTAGTTAGCCAGAATAAAAGTCATCCGCGTATTTATACTGGCAATACAAGTAATGTAGCGTTTTTAAAATCCACCGAAGGTGTAGTTTGGAAAGCGCAATTAATTCAAAAAAAGAAAGAAAATCTAGAGGTATATCTAGAGAAATGTAAAGTTGACCCAGAATGGTTGGTTTCTCGTTTACAAATGAATTGGAAAACGAAGCACACTAAAGTTTTTTTACACGGAGGTAATTTTTCTCATTCTACAGGATCTGCACCGGTTCCAACAGTTCGTTTTTCTGGAACTAGAGATTGGGCAACAGATTATTTAACGCCAAAGTTAGAAGAAGTTATACCTTATTTAGATGATGAAAGAGGGATGTTTCTTAAAAATAAAAACACGGGTAAAAAGGAGTGGGTGCATCCGTCTAAAGTAGGGTTTGCTATCGAAAGAATTAATCAAAAAATAATGTTATTGGTAGAAGATGCTGCTTTTTTGTATTGGCTTACTGGTGAAGAAAAATATGCCAAATTTGCAGAACCAATCTTTTTAAAATACACTGAAGGAATGTATTATAGAGAGCCGCCTTTAGATCTAGATAATACGGTGCAACAAGGTGTTTCTGGTTTGTCTACTTTTGAGGTAATTCATGATAAAATAATTGCGAATCTTACTATTAGTTATGATTTTTTACATTCTTATTTACAAGAAAATAATAGAGATTTAAGTAAAACTACAGCTGTTTTTCAGAAATGGGGAGATCAGATGATAAAAAACGGAATTCCAGACAATAATTGGAATCTTTTTCAGGCAAGGTATTTAACATATATTGCTTTAGCTTTAGAAAGTGATAAGGAATATGATAATGGAAAAGGGCAAGAATATTATTTAAAGTATACTTTTAATCAATCTACAAAAAGACAATGGTCTATAAAAGAAGCTGTTTCTGGTTATGATCAAAAAACAGGAATATGGGCAGAATCTCCATCTTATTCACTACACGTAACTACCACGTTACTTCGCTTACTTACTCTTCTAGATAATGTTACTCAACAAGATGAGCTTTCTAATTTTCCTGTTGTAGAAAAAGCTGCATTAGCTGCGTTTCAATATCTTTTTCCTAGTGGTTATACAGTTGCTTTTGGTGATGCGCGTCATGATATTATTCCTCCAGAAAACTTTGAATTATTAATTACTAATTATCGAAAGTATCATAAAGAAGAAAAAGAATTGGTAATATCTGGTTTGCTTAAACAGTTAATAAAAAAAGAAGAGTACAAAAGAGATAGTAAAGACCTTTTTCAGCTGTTTTTTTATGTAAATAAGCTTAAAAAAACAAATGATTTAGAGATTAAAGAACTCTCTGAGAGTTTAATAACACCAACTTTCTATGCGCCCAATGTAAGCATGTTTGTGCAACGAATGGGAGAAGGTGAGCAAGCAATGATGGTTTCTACTGTGGGAGCTTTTGGAAATCATGCGCACGTAAACGGAATTTCAATGGAACTATACGCTAATAATTATGTATTGGGTCCAGATATGTCTAAAGGGCCAAGTTATTGGCATCCAGATCATCGAGAATATTACTCTCAATTTCCTGCTCATAATACTGTTGTAGTCGATGGAATTTCTTCTTACGGTAGAATGAGAGGTTATCATCCATATACGTTAAATAACCATTATCCAAAGTCAGCAGAATCTAAAATAGCATTTGATAAAGTGAGTTATGCTAATGTTTCTTTGGTAGAACCAAAAACAATGTCAGATCAACAAAGACTTACAGCTATGATAAAGTCTGAGTCTGGTAAAGGGTATATTATTGATGTTTTTAGATCTAGAAAGAAAAATTTATCAACACAAAAACACGAATATTTCTATCATAATTTAGGTCAAAATCTTGATGTTTTTGATAACAAGAATCAACCTTTAAAATTAGTAACAACCAAAGAACTTGGAAGCGAACATGGAGACATGAAGGCTTATGATTATTTGATTGATAAAAAGAGTGCTGCTACTTCTAAAAACATCAATGCTTTGTTCACTTTAAAAAGTAAAGGCAAACCAGATAATTTAATGAAGATGTGGATAAAAGGAGAAGAAAAGCAGATTGTTTTTACTGTTGATGCTCCTAAATCTAATGCAATAACAAAAGGAACAGCTCCAGTTGAAGTGTTGAAGCAGAAAATGAAAACGCTTATTTTAAGAAGGGAAACCGAAGCGTGGAGAAATCCTTTTGCAGTAATTTTTAACCCTTATATGGATGGAGGTGAAAACCCTATTTCTAGCGTAGAATATCCTAGTTTAACTGAAACTCCAGATGCTCAAAAAATAGTAGTTACTCATAAAGATTTAAAAACAAAGGATGTTATTATAGCAAATGCATCACAAAATGATATTGCGTTAGATGATGATTTGTATCAAAACGGACTTTTGTCAGTTATTAGACATTCTGATACAGAAAAGGCTCCTACATTTTTATTCGTTTCTGATGTTTATAAATTTGATTATAAAAATTGGGGTATTTTATCTTATGCAAAAGCAGTTTCGTTAAGTATAGAAAAAACAGTGGAAGGTTATGTTATACAAAACGATAATCCTGTTGTAATTAAAATACCATATATAGACGGTCATCACCCTTATAAATTAAAAATTTATGACGACGGAAAACTAATAGAACAACGAGATGTTTTTGTAAACCGAAATAACCCAAATCAAGTTGATTTTAGATTGAATAAAGCTTACAAAAAAGTAGTTGTTGTATTAAAAAATTAG
- a CDS encoding glycosyl hydrolase 115 family protein, whose protein sequence is MIIKLKWKKVKLLFIIVLFSINTQLSAQKKVYLVQGVKANKVEKSTVLDFKKDLLKVINKEVLIITDTVKTPKDGVVFLLGTIESNKKIAKLSKTKEINLSSKFPGSRGGLWAKLNSKKQSKVIVIAGSDVEGLQYSIYDYSHQILGVDPFEYWTGKIPEKNKKLDLFNFKNKIISPPLVPIMCYFENDVDELANYRGKLLEYDWESYTEMINSLVRIRYNSIQFFDMLGRPEFFVRPEYKKISPNYQIDVAYLDKMIDYAHLKGMKVQIDLSLGYQMKSLSIDESYCWSTYKDKWIEAWKYYFEKTPVGKADIFSLRPRHQVWDWEYNSNCGEDKTTVFNEVYKELDKLIDHYKPEATKIAFCYHDGMEMFNGDFNPPKDWIVVWCDDGFGDFDYLPKSTKGYDFGTYMHAGFWKNHTVHNPYPKKVDTVMKKMFKDYGADKYCQVNGQNFRPFLLNLEAYSEVSNNPKEFDGEMFYKSWTERYFSKDAAKHAVASMKVLHKTQVGRNGYVQHLWGIKKTTSYLSNSPLERPGKTPIPYNYDRVYEDIDNLKRELNMFQEAVKAAKLGAKVNKKNKDFYNSYILLPVTLYSDLITFERTLHQIALLKKEFEETCKKESIVKALLLLDKAETQLELVYKNSLEGDKNEKWANWYNPEIRRPNNGFPKMEDISKIRKVLKEIE, encoded by the coding sequence ATGATTATTAAATTGAAATGGAAAAAGGTTAAGCTGCTATTTATAATAGTTCTCTTTTCAATTAACACCCAGTTGTCTGCTCAAAAAAAGGTGTACTTGGTGCAAGGTGTAAAAGCCAATAAAGTTGAAAAAAGTACTGTGCTTGATTTTAAAAAAGATTTATTAAAAGTAATTAATAAAGAAGTTTTAATAATTACAGATACGGTTAAAACGCCAAAAGACGGAGTTGTTTTTTTGTTAGGTACCATAGAATCTAATAAAAAAATAGCGAAACTTTCTAAAACGAAAGAGATTAATTTATCGTCAAAATTCCCTGGATCTCGTGGAGGATTATGGGCCAAATTAAATTCTAAAAAACAAAGTAAAGTAATTGTAATTGCTGGTTCTGATGTAGAAGGATTACAGTATTCTATTTATGATTATTCTCATCAGATTTTAGGTGTTGATCCTTTTGAATATTGGACAGGAAAGATTCCTGAAAAGAATAAAAAATTAGACTTATTTAACTTCAAAAATAAAATAATCAGTCCCCCTTTAGTACCAATAATGTGTTATTTTGAAAATGATGTAGACGAGTTAGCAAACTATAGAGGCAAGTTGTTAGAATACGACTGGGAATCTTATACAGAGATGATTAACTCTTTAGTGCGAATTCGTTATAACAGCATTCAGTTTTTTGATATGTTAGGTCGACCTGAATTTTTTGTACGTCCGGAGTATAAAAAAATAAGTCCAAATTATCAGATTGATGTAGCGTATCTCGACAAAATGATAGACTATGCACATCTTAAAGGAATGAAGGTGCAAATAGATTTGTCTTTAGGATATCAAATGAAATCATTGTCTATAGATGAATCTTATTGTTGGTCTACTTATAAAGATAAGTGGATAGAAGCATGGAAATATTATTTTGAAAAAACGCCAGTAGGAAAAGCGGATATTTTTTCATTACGACCTAGGCACCAAGTTTGGGATTGGGAATATAATAGTAATTGTGGAGAAGATAAAACAACAGTTTTTAACGAAGTATATAAAGAATTAGACAAGCTAATAGACCATTATAAACCAGAAGCTACAAAGATTGCCTTTTGTTATCATGATGGAATGGAAATGTTTAATGGCGATTTTAATCCCCCAAAAGATTGGATTGTTGTTTGGTGTGATGATGGTTTTGGAGATTTCGATTATCTACCAAAGAGTACAAAAGGATACGATTTTGGAACTTATATGCATGCAGGTTTCTGGAAAAATCATACCGTTCATAATCCTTATCCTAAGAAAGTGGATACAGTGATGAAGAAAATGTTTAAGGATTATGGAGCCGATAAGTATTGCCAAGTAAACGGACAAAATTTTAGACCTTTTTTATTAAACTTAGAAGCTTATAGTGAGGTAAGTAATAATCCAAAAGAGTTTGATGGAGAGATGTTTTATAAGTCATGGACCGAGAGATATTTTAGTAAAGATGCTGCTAAACATGCTGTAGCATCAATGAAAGTATTGCATAAAACACAAGTAGGTCGTAATGGTTACGTACAGCATTTATGGGGAATAAAAAAAACGACTTCTTATCTTTCTAATTCTCCTTTAGAGCGTCCCGGTAAAACTCCTATACCTTATAATTATGATAGAGTTTATGAAGATATAGATAATTTAAAACGAGAATTAAATATGTTTCAAGAAGCTGTTAAAGCAGCAAAACTTGGCGCAAAGGTTAATAAAAAAAACAAAGATTTTTATAATTCTTATATTCTTTTACCTGTAACATTATACTCAGATTTAATAACGTTTGAACGTACATTGCACCAGATAGCTTTATTAAAGAAAGAGTTTGAAGAAACGTGTAAAAAAGAATCAATAGTAAAAGCATTATTACTTTTAGATAAGGCAGAAACTCAATTAGAGTTGGTGTACAAGAATAGTTTAGAAGGTGATAAAAATGAGAAGTGGGCCAACTGGTATAACCCAGAAATTAGAAGACCAAATAACGGTTTTCCTAAGATGGAAGATATTTCAAAAATAAGAAAAGTACTAAAAGAGATAGAATAA
- a CDS encoding GH92 family glycosyl hydrolase, which translates to MNKTKIKYLKKIKGIFLGLGIFGLLLLNSCGSSEIKETTAVVELVDLVYPLLDTENSRWFFFSSASRPFGMVNLSPDTQVGGAWGSGYRYKTDTIKGFSHIHAWQLSGLSVMPVAINNDNRKTIYTDFYSKFNHETEEVSPGYHQVFLDRSQTKVELTSTKRVGFHRYNFLEEKQKAILFSLNGKLGPCIITDGKLIKTGDYELSGELVNAPTIRRPKPTKVFFSVQLNTKVKAVTKDTETGNYLIDLSDDKAEVLMKVAISYTSVKNASENMKAELDHWDFDTVIKESRTEWNEMLGRIKVEGNSETAQRRFYTDLWHGLQGRRTINDANGAYPDNTGDAFRIGQLPVDANGKPLFNHYNTDAFWGAQWTINTLWGLVYPEIMDEFVNSLMQYYKDGGIVPRGPSGGNYTYVMTGSSATPFMVSAIQKGIVTDNLEGIYQALKKTHMPGGIMEKAGYEHKTSLGGGLKYYLEIGYVPYPIPEGKFGHHQDGASLTMEYAYQDFTLAQLAKKLGHKEDYEYFLKRSTNYKNTFDTASGWMRPREVNGKWHGDLDPYMYETGFNESNGAQSTWFVPHDLAGLADLMGGKEKAIAQLNTQFKTAEKIGFTSGSSHDRELHPEYRRIPINYGNQPSMQTAQIFNQLGRPDLAQFWTRKVVKSVFSGLGPNTGFNGDEDQGLMGSLSVLLKVGLFQMNGGTEKNPEYQIGSPIFDKVTVQLNPDYYKGKEFVIETKNNSEENFYIKDVKLNNQSIDNLNISHEDIINGGSLVLEMTNTLSE; encoded by the coding sequence ATGAATAAGACGAAAATAAAATACTTAAAAAAAATTAAAGGCATATTTTTGGGTTTAGGAATTTTTGGATTATTACTGCTAAATAGTTGTGGCTCATCAGAAATAAAAGAAACTACAGCGGTTGTAGAGCTTGTTGATCTGGTTTATCCTTTGTTAGATACAGAGAATTCTCGATGGTTTTTCTTCTCATCTGCAAGTCGTCCTTTTGGTATGGTTAATTTAAGTCCGGATACTCAAGTAGGCGGAGCATGGGGAAGCGGTTATCGTTATAAAACGGATACTATAAAAGGGTTTAGTCATATTCATGCTTGGCAACTTTCTGGATTATCTGTAATGCCTGTTGCTATTAATAATGATAATAGAAAAACAATTTATACAGATTTCTACTCTAAATTTAATCACGAAACGGAAGAAGTATCTCCAGGATATCATCAAGTTTTTTTAGATAGATCTCAAACTAAAGTAGAATTAACAAGTACAAAACGAGTTGGTTTTCATCGTTATAATTTTTTAGAAGAAAAACAGAAAGCTATTTTATTTAGCTTGAATGGAAAGTTAGGTCCTTGTATTATTACCGATGGAAAACTGATTAAAACAGGAGATTATGAGTTGTCTGGAGAATTGGTAAATGCACCAACAATTAGAAGACCAAAACCAACTAAAGTGTTTTTTAGTGTTCAATTAAATACTAAAGTTAAAGCTGTAACTAAAGATACTGAAACTGGAAATTATCTTATAGATCTTTCTGATGACAAAGCAGAAGTACTTATGAAAGTTGCTATTTCGTACACGTCTGTTAAAAACGCATCAGAAAACATGAAAGCAGAGTTAGACCATTGGGATTTTGATACTGTAATAAAAGAATCAAGAACCGAATGGAATGAGATGTTAGGTAGAATTAAAGTAGAAGGAAATTCTGAAACAGCACAAAGAAGATTCTATACAGATTTATGGCATGGTTTACAAGGTAGAAGAACTATTAACGATGCTAATGGTGCGTACCCAGATAATACTGGAGATGCTTTTAGAATTGGTCAATTACCTGTAGATGCTAACGGAAAACCTTTGTTTAACCATTATAATACGGATGCTTTTTGGGGTGCACAATGGACTATAAACACCCTTTGGGGTCTAGTATATCCAGAGATAATGGATGAGTTTGTGAATTCTTTAATGCAATATTATAAAGATGGAGGTATTGTTCCTCGTGGACCTTCTGGTGGTAATTATACGTATGTAATGACCGGATCTTCCGCTACGCCATTTATGGTTAGTGCCATACAGAAAGGTATTGTTACTGATAATTTAGAAGGTATTTACCAAGCATTAAAAAAGACACACATGCCTGGTGGAATAATGGAAAAAGCAGGTTATGAACACAAAACATCATTAGGAGGTGGTTTAAAATATTACTTAGAAATAGGATATGTTCCTTACCCAATTCCAGAAGGTAAATTTGGTCATCATCAAGATGGAGCTAGTTTAACAATGGAGTATGCGTATCAAGATTTTACGTTGGCGCAATTGGCTAAGAAACTTGGTCATAAAGAAGATTATGAATACTTTTTAAAAAGATCTACTAATTATAAAAACACTTTTGATACTGCATCTGGTTGGATGCGTCCACGTGAGGTTAACGGAAAATGGCATGGAGATTTAGATCCTTATATGTATGAAACTGGGTTTAATGAATCTAATGGAGCGCAATCAACTTGGTTTGTACCTCATGATCTTGCTGGTTTAGCAGATTTAATGGGTGGAAAAGAAAAAGCAATAGCACAATTAAATACTCAGTTCAAAACTGCAGAAAAAATTGGTTTTACTTCTGGTAGCTCTCATGATAGAGAATTACATCCAGAATATAGAAGAATTCCTATCAATTACGGAAATCAACCTTCTATGCAAACAGCACAAATATTTAATCAATTAGGTCGTCCAGATTTAGCTCAATTTTGGACACGCAAAGTAGTAAAAAGTGTGTTTTCTGGGTTGGGTCCAAATACTGGGTTTAATGGTGATGAAGATCAAGGTTTAATGGGGAGTTTATCTGTATTATTAAAGGTTGGTTTATTTCAAATGAATGGAGGAACTGAGAAAAATCCAGAGTACCAAATTGGAAGCCCAATTTTTGATAAAGTAACAGTCCAATTAAATCCTGATTATTATAAAGGGAAAGAATTTGTTATTGAAACAAAAAATAATTCAGAAGAAAATTTTTATATTAAAGACGTAAAACTAAATAATCAATCGATAGATAATTTAAATATTAGTCATGAAGATATTATAAATGGAGGTTCTTTGGTTTTAGAAATGACAAATACATTAAGCGAATAG
- a CDS encoding alpha-L-fucosidase codes for MKKKINLILVLFITCFSVFGQLKNKPQLDEDFMDMGFGIFVHWSMDSQLGSVISHSLVGASDNYVNKYFNELPKTFYPDKFDAEEWARLFKISGAEYVVFTAKHHNGFCMWDTKTTDFNIMNTPYGKDIVAELVTALRKYDLKVGIYFSPEDFSFIHKQGHLISRKGPMTQIGANKELFEYDKAQVRELINNYGPIDVMFFDAFQSKPMAQYVHKIAPEIVVTRGEMKTPEQSIPGGAMPGPWETCMTMGTQWQYKPTNDVYKDGSELIEKLIEIRAKGGNFLMNIGPKPNGEIPKEQEERLREIALWMYVNEEGVKNVRTVPTIIKDGDMWFTKGKDDKTAYVFITGQKNWFKGGRRNFLLKNMRATSKTTASVLGQNDLVVEYWPENLPTTRYIQHKELLEISVSRAQRLYNNKIWHNPIVVKLTDVEFIK; via the coding sequence ATGAAGAAAAAAATAAATTTAATACTTGTACTGTTCATAACTTGTTTTTCTGTTTTTGGACAGCTTAAGAATAAACCCCAACTAGATGAAGATTTTATGGATATGGGTTTTGGAATTTTTGTGCATTGGAGTATGGATTCTCAATTAGGAAGTGTGATAAGTCACTCTTTAGTTGGAGCCTCAGACAATTATGTAAATAAATATTTTAATGAACTTCCAAAAACATTTTATCCAGATAAATTTGATGCGGAAGAATGGGCTCGTTTATTTAAAATATCCGGAGCAGAATATGTAGTTTTTACTGCAAAGCATCATAATGGTTTTTGTATGTGGGATACCAAAACAACCGATTTTAATATTATGAATACTCCTTACGGAAAAGATATTGTTGCAGAACTTGTTACAGCTTTACGTAAATACGATTTAAAAGTAGGTATTTATTTTTCTCCAGAAGATTTTAGTTTTATCCATAAACAAGGACACTTAATTTCTCGAAAAGGACCAATGACACAAATTGGAGCCAATAAAGAGCTTTTTGAATATGATAAAGCTCAGGTTAGAGAGTTAATTAATAATTATGGACCAATAGATGTTATGTTTTTTGATGCATTTCAATCTAAACCTATGGCGCAGTATGTTCATAAAATAGCTCCGGAAATTGTTGTTACTAGAGGTGAAATGAAAACACCAGAACAATCTATTCCTGGTGGAGCAATGCCAGGGCCTTGGGAAACCTGTATGACTATGGGAACACAATGGCAGTATAAACCTACCAATGATGTTTATAAAGATGGTTCTGAATTAATAGAGAAATTGATAGAAATTCGTGCAAAAGGCGGAAATTTCTTGATGAATATTGGTCCTAAACCAAATGGTGAAATCCCAAAAGAGCAAGAAGAGCGTTTACGTGAAATTGCATTGTGGATGTATGTTAACGAAGAAGGTGTTAAAAATGTGAGAACAGTTCCAACAATAATTAAAGATGGAGATATGTGGTTCACAAAAGGTAAAGATGATAAAACAGCTTATGTTTTTATTACGGGACAAAAAAATTGGTTTAAAGGTGGTAGAAGAAATTTTCTTCTGAAAAATATGAGAGCTACATCAAAAACTACGGCTTCTGTATTAGGTCAGAATGATTTAGTGGTAGAATACTGGCCAGAAAACTTACCAACTACAAGGTATATTCAACATAAAGAATTATTAGAGATTTCTGTAAGTAGAGCCCAACGCCTCTATAATAATAAAATTTGGCACAATCCAATTGTTGTTAAATTAACAGATGTTGAATTTATTAAATAA
- a CDS encoding glycoside hydrolase family 3 C-terminal domain-containing protein, with amino-acid sequence MRKILNILVIMLLPFYVFSQAKYPFNNPDLPIDTRVEDLLGRLTITEKVSLLVSTAEEIKRLEVDKYYHGNEGLHGVVKGGRFTVFPQAVALASTWNPNLIHNVATAISDEARAKWNFYNQGKDQLNPYSDLLTMWSPTINMARDPRWGRTPETYGEDPFLTSKIGLSFVTGLQGDDDKYLKVVSTPKHFVANNQEENRFAYNAEISERALREYYLPAFKTAIVEGKAQSIMSAYNAINGIPATANSWLLNDVLRKEWGFKGYVVSDCGAPTYLKKSHHFVSNDTLAAKAAIEAGLDLECGDNIYKKYLILALEQGLITEELINQSVRRVLESRFKLGIFDPAEGNPYTKISPDVIGSQKHQDLALETSRQSIVLLKNQKNILPLNANKIKKIAVVGFNANQVVFGDYSGLPVISPISPVKGIQNKVGKDIEVQFVKWKTAARNLNLLESEYLRNDKNDDKGLFAEYYDDKFLEGTPRTRTDKVVNFDPVNQPPDSYSNYRHKSMRWTGYITPNITGSYKIGVNSDDGVRLWLNDKLVVDEWHNRGKTTDQVDIKMEAGKKYSIKLEYFDNGGDAICQLLWKVPGGSGDIYEEDWKAARTSDYVIAVMGINKTIEKEGKDRTELGLPEDQVNYLKKMYSINKNVVVVLVAGSSLSVNWMDKNVPAIVEAWYPGESGGTAIADVLFGDYNPGGRLPFTFYKSEKDLPSMDDYEVTNGRTYMYFEGEALYPFGYGLSYTSFEYNNMSIDKKDDTITVSMTVKNTGKYKGDEVVQLYVNDVKSSVKRPIKQLIGFDRVSLKVGEAKTISFEVSKDKLMFWDEESDQWVFEAGKFEFMLGASSSDIRLNKTFKIK; translated from the coding sequence ATGAGAAAAATATTAAATATTTTGGTAATTATGTTGTTGCCGTTTTATGTGTTTAGTCAAGCTAAATATCCTTTTAATAACCCAGATTTACCAATAGATACTAGAGTAGAAGACTTATTAGGTAGGTTAACAATTACAGAAAAGGTATCTTTACTTGTTAGTACTGCAGAAGAAATAAAACGTTTAGAGGTAGATAAATATTACCATGGTAATGAAGGATTACATGGGGTTGTTAAAGGAGGTCGTTTTACGGTGTTTCCTCAAGCTGTTGCACTTGCTTCAACCTGGAATCCTAATCTTATTCATAATGTAGCAACTGCTATTTCTGATGAAGCGAGAGCAAAATGGAATTTCTATAATCAAGGAAAAGATCAACTAAACCCATATAGTGATTTATTAACCATGTGGTCGCCTACAATTAATATGGCAAGAGATCCACGTTGGGGACGTACTCCAGAAACTTATGGAGAAGATCCATTTTTAACAAGTAAAATAGGGCTTTCATTTGTTACAGGTTTACAAGGTGATGACGATAAATATTTAAAAGTAGTTTCTACACCCAAGCATTTTGTAGCCAATAATCAAGAAGAAAATAGATTTGCTTATAATGCAGAAATATCAGAAAGAGCCTTAAGAGAATATTATTTACCCGCTTTTAAAACGGCTATTGTAGAAGGAAAAGCACAATCTATAATGAGTGCTTACAATGCAATAAACGGAATTCCAGCTACAGCAAATTCTTGGTTGTTAAATGATGTTTTAAGAAAAGAATGGGGCTTTAAAGGATATGTTGTTAGTGATTGCGGAGCGCCTACTTATTTAAAAAAATCACATCATTTTGTTAGTAATGATACTTTAGCGGCTAAAGCAGCTATTGAGGCTGGTTTAGATTTAGAGTGTGGCGATAATATTTATAAAAAATATCTAATTCTTGCATTAGAACAAGGATTAATTACGGAAGAATTAATTAATCAATCTGTTAGAAGAGTCTTAGAATCTCGATTTAAATTGGGTATTTTTGATCCGGCAGAAGGAAACCCTTACACAAAAATATCACCAGATGTAATTGGTTCACAAAAACATCAAGATCTTGCGTTAGAGACTTCTCGTCAATCTATAGTATTACTTAAAAACCAAAAGAATATATTACCTTTAAATGCGAATAAAATCAAAAAAATAGCTGTTGTTGGTTTCAATGCAAACCAAGTAGTTTTTGGAGACTATAGTGGATTGCCTGTTATTTCTCCAATATCACCAGTTAAAGGTATTCAAAATAAAGTAGGAAAAGATATTGAAGTTCAATTTGTAAAATGGAAAACTGCAGCTAGAAACTTAAACCTTTTAGAATCAGAATATTTACGTAATGATAAGAATGATGATAAAGGGTTGTTTGCAGAATATTATGACGATAAATTTTTAGAAGGAACTCCAAGAACAAGAACCGATAAAGTAGTTAATTTCGACCCTGTTAATCAACCACCAGATTCATATAGTAATTACCGTCACAAATCTATGAGATGGACAGGTTATATTACGCCTAATATTACTGGATCTTATAAAATAGGAGTTAATTCTGATGATGGAGTTCGTTTATGGTTAAATGATAAATTAGTTGTTGATGAATGGCACAATAGAGGTAAAACGACCGACCAAGTAGATATTAAAATGGAAGCTGGTAAAAAATACAGCATTAAGTTAGAATATTTTGATAATGGAGGAGATGCTATTTGCCAATTATTATGGAAAGTTCCAGGTGGTTCTGGTGATATATATGAAGAGGATTGGAAAGCTGCCAGAACTAGCGATTATGTTATTGCTGTAATGGGAATTAATAAAACTATAGAAAAAGAAGGAAAAGATAGAACTGAGTTAGGGTTACCTGAAGATCAAGTAAACTACTTAAAGAAAATGTACAGCATAAACAAAAATGTAGTTGTTGTACTTGTAGCAGGAAGCTCATTATCTGTTAATTGGATGGATAAAAATGTGCCTGCAATTGTAGAAGCTTGGTATCCTGGAGAAAGTGGTGGTACAGCTATTGCTGATGTGTTATTTGGAGATTATAATCCTGGAGGACGTTTGCCTTTTACCTTCTATAAATCTGAGAAAGATTTACCATCAATGGATGATTACGAAGTAACAAATGGTAGAACTTATATGTATTTTGAAGGTGAAGCCCTTTATCCTTTTGGATATGGTTTAAGTTATACTTCTTTTGAATACAATAATATGTCAATTGATAAAAAAGACGATACTATTACTGTTTCTATGACTGTAAAAAATACAGGTAAATATAAAGGAGATGAGGTTGTTCAGTTGTATGTAAACGATGTGAAATCATCTGTAAAAAGACCTATTAAACAGTTAATTGGTTTTGATAGAGTTTCGCTTAAAGTTGGTGAAGCAAAAACAATATCATTCGAAGTTTCAAAAGACAAATTAATGTTTTGGGACGAAGAAAGTGATCAGTGGGTTTTTGAAGCAGGTAAATTTGAATTTATGCTAGGAGCATCTTCAAGTGACATCCGTTTAAATAAAACGTTTAAGATAAAATAG